One Microlunatus soli genomic window carries:
- a CDS encoding IclR family transcriptional regulator produces the protein MAQTIQSVDRAIDILWMVSRTPDLTLSELADTAGLLPSTAHRLLATLEQHELIERNSRTRRYQLGRGVLRLAGVTDPAHEEVRRRLEPQLEQLAAAVGEQVAVGVLVERRQLNIAVVDGARDAGEEVVLRSDHSRASADLNATAVGKVLLAYASDDEAQTMIDGLTFEARSDRTITSAGKLRQQLARVRRLGYATCVGENFPDVNGIAAPIHGGDGGVAAALCVNGPATRLAPRRLQALLPVLRETAAECSRLLGLGRVS, from the coding sequence ATGGCGCAAACAATCCAATCCGTCGACCGTGCGATCGACATACTGTGGATGGTGTCTCGGACACCCGACCTGACATTGTCCGAGCTGGCCGACACCGCAGGGTTGCTCCCATCGACCGCCCACCGCCTGCTGGCGACTCTCGAACAACACGAACTGATCGAACGGAACAGCCGCACCCGGCGCTACCAACTGGGGCGTGGTGTACTCCGGCTCGCCGGAGTCACCGATCCTGCGCACGAAGAAGTCCGGCGGCGACTCGAACCACAGCTGGAGCAGCTGGCGGCCGCTGTCGGTGAACAAGTTGCTGTCGGCGTTCTTGTCGAGAGGCGGCAGCTCAACATCGCCGTCGTCGATGGTGCCCGTGATGCCGGCGAGGAGGTGGTGCTGCGCAGCGATCATTCGCGGGCGTCGGCCGACCTCAATGCGACGGCGGTGGGCAAGGTCCTGTTGGCTTATGCGTCTGACGATGAAGCCCAGACGATGATCGACGGGCTGACGTTCGAGGCACGGTCCGACCGGACGATCACGTCGGCCGGCAAGCTACGTCAACAGCTGGCACGGGTGCGACGGCTGGGGTACGCGACCTGTGTCGGTGAGAACTTTCCCGACGTGAACGGCATCGCGGCGCCGATCCATGGCGGCGACGGAGGCGTAGCTGCGGCCCTGTGCGTGAACGGGCCGGCGACCAGGCTGGCGCCGCGGAGACTCCAGGCACTGCTCCCGGTGCTGCGGGAGACGGCTGCCGAGTGCTCGCGGTTGCTCGGTCTAGGGCGTGTCTCTTGA
- a CDS encoding sulfatase family protein, with protein MFDTQRKVTPVLVTFNDEHRGRPNVIWFVVDQMRAQATGYAGDPNLHTPHLDRLAAEGHTFTSAVAGAPLCCPARGSLLTGRYPRFSGVAGHEHPMPVGTPTIASELSTAGYRTAYFGKWHLDGRRPELAATAGYDDSPRWRIIPAERRGGFADWWAYENNNRPFDCLLHTDSGQTPDGVDVLRSVDGMEQFRAPGYETDALTDLAIDWMRRRERDQPFFAVISAQPPHDPYVAPAECMARHTPAGISLRPNVPPSRAVRDRARRDLAGYYAAIERIDHNLGRLRCELDRLGIADNTYIVFLSDHGDMHGSHGQWRKTSPWEESVRVPLIIGGPSREHQSAHRVETLINQVDIAPTTLGICGVDVPDRMQGTDFSAVISNQAPAPPSTYIGIPVPTGHGSSIDQPWSGVITADGWKYVCLEDRPWLMFDLTDDPYELANHAQDPAYHAQRADLHALVQDTESALVGGHVDPTTQEG; from the coding sequence TTGTTTGATACGCAAAGAAAAGTTACACCTGTCCTCGTGACCTTCAATGACGAACACCGCGGCAGGCCGAATGTGATCTGGTTCGTTGTGGACCAGATGCGAGCCCAGGCAACGGGCTACGCGGGCGATCCCAACCTGCACACGCCGCACCTCGACCGCCTCGCAGCCGAGGGACACACGTTCACCAGCGCAGTGGCCGGGGCACCGTTGTGCTGCCCGGCTCGCGGATCCCTGCTGACAGGTCGATATCCGCGCTTCTCCGGCGTCGCAGGGCACGAGCACCCGATGCCCGTCGGGACACCGACGATCGCGTCAGAGCTCTCCACCGCGGGGTACCGAACCGCCTACTTCGGCAAGTGGCATCTCGATGGGCGCCGACCAGAGCTCGCGGCGACGGCCGGATACGACGATTCACCTCGTTGGCGGATCATCCCTGCTGAGCGTCGGGGAGGCTTCGCGGACTGGTGGGCCTACGAGAACAACAACCGTCCGTTCGACTGCCTGCTGCACACCGACAGCGGCCAGACGCCCGACGGAGTGGATGTCCTCAGATCGGTCGACGGAATGGAGCAGTTCCGCGCGCCCGGCTATGAGACCGATGCGCTGACCGACCTGGCGATCGACTGGATGCGACGCCGCGAGCGTGACCAGCCCTTCTTCGCTGTCATCTCGGCCCAGCCACCGCACGATCCCTACGTCGCTCCAGCCGAGTGCATGGCACGGCACACACCAGCCGGGATCTCGCTTCGTCCCAATGTTCCACCGTCGCGGGCCGTGCGAGACCGCGCACGCCGCGACCTGGCGGGCTATTACGCGGCGATCGAACGCATCGATCACAATCTGGGGCGGCTGCGTTGCGAACTCGATCGACTCGGTATCGCCGACAACACCTACATCGTCTTCCTCAGTGACCACGGCGACATGCATGGCTCGCACGGCCAATGGCGCAAGACGTCGCCGTGGGAGGAGTCGGTACGGGTGCCGCTGATCATCGGTGGACCGAGTCGGGAGCATCAGTCGGCACATCGGGTCGAGACCTTGATCAATCAGGTGGACATCGCCCCCACCACCTTGGGGATCTGCGGCGTCGACGTCCCTGACCGGATGCAGGGAACCGACTTCAGCGCCGTGATCAGCAATCAGGCGCCGGCTCCCCCGAGCACCTACATCGGCATTCCTGTGCCGACCGGTCACGGGTCCAGCATCGACCAGCCGTGGAGCGGCGTGATCACCGCAGACGGCTGGAAGTACGTCTGTCTGGAGGACCGCCCCTGGCTGATGTTCGACCTGACCGATGACCCGTACGAGCTGGCGAATCATGCGCAGGACCCCGCCTACCACGCACAAAGGGCCGACCTCCACGCCCTGGTGCAGGACACCGAGTCCGCTCTGGTCGGCGGACACGTCGACCCCACCACCCAGGAAGGGTGA
- a CDS encoding ABC transporter substrate-binding protein produces the protein MTRLISRRGMLYGSAIIAGAAALAGCSHGASAPDSGASSSSDARGSETKALRKPGRYRQAPNLPADLPPVEERLPDNPYVVPHRWIRQGKYGGRLNMNVLSTSGAAAASSDREFFYGHSLLRFLNDGLDIGPGIAESWESNDDASEWIFHLRKGLKWSDGHDFTSADIMFWWDEFILAGKMGQSVPDEARSGRGTIAKVSASDDHTLKISFDAPAPLTADRIVSWVNGGIGQNGPIWVLPSHYLKQFHPKYGKNVPKDWDTVGGLMERKADWHRNPDCPTLIGYRCKSFDADKGVVLERNPYYYAVTPDGDQLPYIDEIQFTVIADAEAGKLQVQQGSVDFCLGYFNQIALTDVDGLRKSSTKAGTQIRLWDSGSGTGSMFFLNYDYIDDDLRQLFRNPAFRQAISYAFDRQVIRKSLYFNTGELTTGTMSPKGAEFHADTAGETSYRTWRDSYVDHDPAKASALLDEIGCKRSEDGMRRLPNGKPLKLRLDYSADESAEHKAKDNQLVSDLKAVGIAMELNPVPPQAYDDQWKSGKLMAHSNWEVGGAPRLLAQPQFIVPIEYTRWAPLEGQWYQQLGTKTNATELDVDPWQRHPPRMPPEKGGPIARLWELYDASKTQPDSMKRDQAVWEMIKIHVSDGPFFMGCVANYPQVVVVKKGLQNVPTKANLAQGGFVNPWIHPTPAVYDPECWFWDQPDDHGD, from the coding sequence GTGACCAGACTGATCTCACGCCGAGGGATGCTGTACGGATCGGCGATCATTGCCGGCGCTGCTGCTCTGGCGGGCTGCAGCCATGGTGCCAGCGCACCGGACAGTGGCGCGTCCTCATCCAGCGACGCGCGGGGCTCGGAGACGAAAGCTCTCCGGAAGCCGGGCCGATACCGTCAGGCCCCGAATCTGCCGGCCGACCTACCGCCGGTCGAGGAACGCCTCCCGGACAATCCCTATGTTGTCCCCCATCGTTGGATCCGGCAGGGAAAGTACGGCGGACGCCTGAACATGAACGTCCTCTCGACCTCCGGTGCAGCTGCAGCCTCCTCGGACCGCGAGTTCTTCTACGGCCACTCGTTGTTGCGCTTCCTCAACGACGGGCTGGACATCGGACCGGGAATTGCCGAATCCTGGGAGTCCAACGACGACGCGTCGGAATGGATCTTCCATCTGCGCAAGGGATTGAAGTGGTCCGACGGTCACGACTTCACGTCGGCCGACATCATGTTCTGGTGGGACGAATTCATCCTGGCAGGCAAGATGGGGCAATCAGTGCCGGATGAAGCTCGTTCCGGCAGGGGCACGATCGCGAAAGTCTCCGCCAGTGACGATCACACCCTGAAGATCAGTTTCGATGCCCCGGCGCCTCTGACGGCCGACCGGATCGTCAGCTGGGTCAATGGAGGTATCGGGCAGAACGGACCGATCTGGGTGCTGCCCAGCCACTATCTCAAGCAGTTCCATCCCAAGTACGGCAAGAACGTACCCAAGGACTGGGACACCGTCGGCGGACTGATGGAGCGGAAGGCTGACTGGCATCGCAATCCCGACTGCCCGACACTGATCGGGTACCGCTGCAAGTCATTCGATGCGGACAAGGGTGTCGTCCTCGAGCGCAACCCCTACTACTACGCCGTCACCCCGGACGGTGATCAGTTGCCGTACATCGACGAGATCCAGTTCACCGTCATCGCCGATGCCGAGGCCGGGAAGCTCCAGGTGCAACAGGGGTCGGTGGACTTCTGCCTGGGCTACTTCAATCAGATCGCGCTGACCGATGTCGACGGTCTGCGCAAGAGCAGCACCAAGGCCGGTACCCAGATTCGACTGTGGGACAGCGGGTCGGGAACCGGCTCGATGTTCTTCCTCAACTACGACTACATCGATGACGACCTGCGCCAGCTCTTCCGCAATCCCGCGTTCCGGCAGGCGATCTCCTATGCTTTCGATCGCCAGGTGATCAGGAAGTCGCTCTACTTCAACACCGGTGAGTTGACGACCGGAACCATGAGTCCCAAGGGTGCCGAATTCCACGCCGACACCGCCGGCGAGACCTCGTACCGGACCTGGCGCGACTCCTATGTCGATCATGACCCGGCGAAGGCCAGCGCACTACTCGACGAGATCGGCTGCAAGCGTTCGGAGGACGGCATGCGCAGGCTGCCGAACGGCAAGCCGTTGAAGCTCCGATTGGACTATTCGGCCGACGAGTCGGCCGAGCACAAGGCCAAGGACAACCAACTGGTCAGCGATCTCAAGGCCGTCGGAATTGCGATGGAACTGAACCCCGTTCCACCGCAGGCCTACGACGACCAGTGGAAGTCGGGCAAGTTGATGGCGCACAGCAACTGGGAGGTCGGCGGAGCTCCGCGACTGCTCGCCCAGCCGCAATTCATCGTCCCCATCGAGTACACCCGATGGGCACCGCTGGAGGGCCAGTGGTACCAGCAGCTCGGCACGAAGACCAACGCGACCGAACTCGACGTCGATCCCTGGCAGCGACATCCTCCCCGGATGCCGCCGGAGAAGGGCGGTCCGATCGCACGACTGTGGGAACTGTATGACGCCAGCAAGACCCAACCCGACAGCATGAAGCGCGATCAAGCCGTCTGGGAGATGATCAAGATCCACGTCTCGGACGGCCCGTTCTTCATGGGCTGCGTGGCGAACTACCCACAGGTCGTCGTCGTCAAGAAGGGGCTGCAGAACGTGCCCACCAAAGCCAACCTCGCTCAGGGCGGATTTGTCAATCCATGGATCCATCCGACCCCTGCGGTGTACGACCCGGAATGCTGGTTCTGGGACCAGCCCGATGATCATGGTGACTAG